DNA sequence from the Gouania willdenowi chromosome 21, fGouWil2.1, whole genome shotgun sequence genome:
CAGAGATTTCCACTGGGACTTTGGTGTGGTCATGTGTAAGCTTAACTCCTTTGTGTCTGTGATGAACATGTATGCCAGTGTGCTCTTTCTTACAGTACTCAGTATAGACAGGTATGTCTCTCTGGTTCATATGAACTGGTCTCAGAGGTACCGGACGATTGAGAAGGCCTGGGTCGTGTCCACCTGCGTTTGGGTTTCAGCTGCATTCATGAGTTGTCCTGCTCTGATTTTTCGCGACACCATGCGTGTACATAACAAAGTGGTGTGTTTCAACAACTTCCACACGCAGAGCGCTCACACAGCGGCCACGAGACACATCGCCATCGTGGCCGTCCGCACCACGGTCGGCTTTCTTCTGCCGTTTACTGCTATTTGCGTAACAGGTATCCTCATGACAATCAAAGTCAAACAATCGGAGGGTTCAGTTCGCTGGTCTAGCTTCTCCAAAACTGTCACTGCAGTAATCCTGGCCTTCTTTTTGTGTTGGGCTCCTTTTCACACGTTTAGCTTGATGGAGTTAAGCATACATTCCACTTTTTACCTCCACAACACACTGAAAGCTGGTTTTCCTCTTGTTACCAGTTTAGGCTTTTTCAACAGCTGCATCAACCCTTTGCTCTACATGCTGCTGGGCAAGAAAGTGCGTCGCATCCTGAAGCACTCATGCATGAATATAACTAAGAGTTCACTAAGAGAACTTAGTCTGTCAATCTCCGCCACGGAGATGGAGTCCGTTCCAGGAGTTCAACTTGAAAGTGCCCGAGAGGAGCCTGTGGCGTCATCTGCACTATGATTACAATCATCCCCTTACCGCATACCTCGAAAATGTTTATGTTTCCATTTTAGTTTAAACAAGTTACTTCTAGTCCATCTGTCTCATGCTCTATTATGCAAACTATTAGTAAAGGTGTTAGTAAAGGATTCTTGACAAACTTATCTAGACAGCTGTAGATCTACAGCATGAGatcatcctgtttttttttcttttttgtcattatgtgaaATCTATGAGGATGTTACTTTgatgtttatcaaatttgtaaCAGGTTTTGTTATGTGTTGTGtacattttgaaatatatttatgtCATACATATGCTATTAAATGTATTATGCTAAAATCCTTTTGCTTTTATACGGGTTTAAAAAGTTGGCTTTGATGATTAGGAGAAAAGTGTTACACACCTATAAGGCATGCTGCAGTCTGACAGCAATCCAGATGTGTTTACTCACTATTTCCCGAGGCTCTCTCGACAAATTTAGCCCTTTCCTGTTATTTGGTTCATTTAGACAGACTTGTTGGTCGTCACGTTGCAGCTAAAGTGAGGATAGAGCTCCTCCCTGTGTCATTGTAGCTGAACATGGAATGCATTCTTATAAAGTCTGCTCTACTAGATGAGAGTGCCCATCATCAGTCGGCCAAACAGATGGCTTTAATACATGATCAGAGGACACGCCTGAACCCAAACACCAGCTCTAAAGGGGATAGCCCTGACTTAAGCCACATGAGaatgtattttaattaatgCACATGTGATTAGTGCCTGATGTTTTTCATAGCTTCAACTGCCTTAAATACTGGTACTGGTGCAAGTACATGACTGGTGAGAAACGTAGGGCCCGTGTGAGGTTTACGGAATACTGCTTTATATAAACTGTGAGGTGGCAGAGGAAAAAGTTGCACCACGTGGAGCCAGGTTGGGCTGTTTATGTAATTTTGCTGTCTTAGATAAACACATAGATGAAGAATGTACGGTAGAGGGttagggtaaaaataaaaaataaaaaaactgagccactgaaagaaagaaaaaaacagagccAGTAGTGGGagaaagaaaaatcacaaatgtaatcgtaatttttgttttgttttcattattatttcttttttttttgtttaatttcttttttttttttttttaattattcttatcttatttatttttctgtctgtgttttGCTTGGGAGACGCTTGCAGGTGTCCCAAAATAGTAACAGATGAAAATgcggataaaaataaaaataaaaaacaggactggaaaaagaaattaaaactaaaaaaaagtttaaaaagaaattgagaataaaaaaataaaataaaataaaaaaaagtttacgaTTGGAATTTTTTCCCCTTCCACTACTGGCTCTgtcttggattttttttcccacagtgtccctaatcctcttctgtaaaaatgggataaaataaaatatatcgcTAAAACTATCTAGTCAGTACGTGTCAGTAGTGAGCAATTTAGAAACAGAAATAGAGTACATTAAGTCAAGTAGGAAAAAACCCATTACAATCCATTCCTAAAGTATCAAGACTATGCAATTTATCTCCACCCAGATTTGTCCATCACTAATTTATTAACCAGTCTGTTAGATATAAAGGGTAGGAATAATATCCTGTATATATTCGTTGGAGAATAAGCTCCAGCGTTCCTGCAAAAGGTGGTTGAGAGGACGGCTAGGGTTCTCCATGATGTATACCATCATGTTAAGTATCCTTAGCTGTCCAGTTTTCAGGCTGTCCAGTTTGCCCCCATTactaataatgtttttaatgcattGCACGGTTTTTATCATTCtgcttttattgtaaagtgttttttaaataaaatttattattattattcattacaGATTTGGCCATTGTATCGGTTTGTTTAGATTGTTGGAGTCACTGGCTATGATGATGCTACCGTAGGGCACAACAGTGTAGAAAAGTGCATCCACCATGTTAAAAGATAGGAATTTGCTCAGTGACTCATGTACACAGCTTGGATCCAGTCACTGGACAAACAGTACTAGAGCTGTAGCTTTCAAAACAAAGTGTTTAGTGATGGGTTGAAAATATGCAGTTGTTATTAAGATATGAAGGTCATGAAAAAGTGTCATATAATGTGATAATTTTTGGAAGATTGTGTTTAATAACCATGTAATGCCAGGGTAAAATGGGGGATATGATGGTTGGGGGTTTACCAACAGATTTAAAGCAGGAAAATGTCAGCTGTATTTGGCAACCCTCCACAATCAGCATCTCATTTTAGGCAGGCTCATGACAACTGAAACACTTCAAGTACTGTATGTCTGAAAAACTCACATAAAGAATATGAATAAGAGTGGGGTTGGATTAAAGGTTTCACATGATAAGTATCTTAAAATcaaatgcttattttttttttaaatgtaaatgatgtATGGGGAAATCACTGAGTCTACAtggaaaccattcaaatgtccCTGTATGTGAACACAGTTGATGTTTGTTGCTTGGTAACATTTTGTTACTAGGTGACAAATTAGTTTTCACTGTGGATGAGgaaggcgaccaggaggcatccgaaacagatgcccgagtcacttcagctggctcctttcg
Encoded proteins:
- the LOC114455378 gene encoding G-protein coupled receptor 1-like is translated as MGDTGEDYGNYSYEYYLDYGDMEELKVAHSQTAAMHVISVVIYIISFVLGLIGNGTVIWVTGFKSKKTVTSVWLLNLAIADFVFVLFLPFYIDYILRDFHWDFGVVMCKLNSFVSVMNMYASVLFLTVLSIDRYVSLVHMNWSQRYRTIEKAWVVSTCVWVSAAFMSCPALIFRDTMRVHNKVVCFNNFHTQSAHTAATRHIAIVAVRTTVGFLLPFTAICVTGILMTIKVKQSEGSVRWSSFSKTVTAVILAFFLCWAPFHTFSLMELSIHSTFYLHNTLKAGFPLVTSLGFFNSCINPLLYMLLGKKVRRILKHSCMNITKSSLRELSLSISATEMESVPGVQLESAREEPVASSAL